A region from the Variovorax sp. RKNM96 genome encodes:
- the yajC gene encoding preprotein translocase subunit YajC: protein MFISSAFAQTAPAAAGGGDMLSSLGSMLPLVLMFVVLYFVMIRPQMKRQKEARAMIEALAKGDEVATAGGVLGKITSIGDQYLGLEIANGIEIKIQRSAVVQVLPKGAVK, encoded by the coding sequence TTGTTCATTTCCTCTGCTTTCGCCCAGACCGCGCCCGCAGCCGCCGGCGGCGGCGACATGTTGTCCTCGCTCGGCAGCATGCTGCCCCTGGTGCTGATGTTCGTGGTGCTGTATTTCGTCATGATCCGCCCGCAAATGAAGCGCCAGAAGGAAGCCCGCGCCATGATCGAAGCCCTGGCCAAGGGTGACGAAGTCGCAACGGCCGGCGGCGTGCTCGGCAAGATCACCTCGATCGGCGACCAGTACCTCGGCCTCGAGATCGCCAACGGCATCGAGATCAAGATCCAGCGCAGCGCCGTGGTGCAGGTCCTGCCCAAGGGCGCCGTCAAATAA
- a CDS encoding PDDEXK nuclease domain-containing protein yields MTTATAPIPLHSGSNPLLKDLRQLIEQARQTAAAAVNAGLTLMYWRIGQRIRIEVLGGQRAGYGEEIVVSLSRQLASDYGRGFEEKNLRRMVQFAEVFPSEEIVVPLMRHLSWTHFLTLLPVKDPLARDFYAQMCQLEGWSVRTLRERVGSLLYERTALSRQPEALIRQELGELKNQEAPTEPALLLKDPYVLDFLGLQDRHLEKDLEDAILRELEAFLLELGAGFSFVARQRRIQLDNDDFYIDLLFYNRKLRRLVAIELKLGEFRAEYKGQMELYLRWLARHDQEPGDAPPLGIILCTGKKQEQIELLELDRSGIHVAEYLTVLPPREVFEQKIHGALMAARARLEGRLESDRAG; encoded by the coding sequence TTGACGACAGCCACCGCCCCAATCCCTCTTCACAGCGGCTCGAACCCGCTTCTGAAGGACCTCCGTCAATTGATCGAGCAGGCCCGGCAAACGGCGGCCGCCGCGGTGAACGCGGGCCTGACGCTCATGTACTGGCGCATCGGCCAGCGCATCCGCATCGAAGTGCTGGGCGGACAGCGCGCCGGCTACGGGGAAGAAATTGTCGTATCGCTGTCGCGACAGTTGGCGAGCGATTACGGGCGTGGCTTCGAGGAGAAAAACCTCCGGCGCATGGTGCAGTTCGCCGAGGTGTTCCCGTCCGAGGAAATTGTCGTACCGCTGATGCGACATTTGAGCTGGACGCACTTCCTGACGCTGCTGCCGGTCAAGGATCCGCTGGCCCGCGACTTCTACGCGCAGATGTGCCAGCTGGAAGGCTGGAGCGTTCGCACGCTGCGGGAGCGCGTTGGCTCGCTGCTTTACGAGCGCACCGCCCTGTCGCGCCAACCCGAAGCGCTGATCCGCCAGGAGCTCGGCGAACTGAAGAACCAGGAGGCCCCCACCGAGCCGGCGTTGCTGCTGAAGGATCCCTACGTGCTCGACTTCCTGGGCTTGCAGGACCGGCACCTGGAGAAGGACCTCGAAGACGCCATCCTGCGCGAACTCGAAGCCTTTCTGCTCGAACTTGGCGCCGGCTTCAGCTTTGTGGCCCGCCAACGCCGCATCCAGCTCGACAACGACGATTTCTATATCGACCTGCTGTTCTACAACCGCAAGCTGCGCCGCCTGGTGGCGATCGAGTTGAAGCTGGGCGAATTCCGCGCCGAGTACAAAGGCCAGATGGAGCTGTACCTGCGATGGCTGGCCCGCCACGACCAGGAACCCGGCGATGCGCCGCCACTGGGCATCATCCTTTGCACCGGCAAGAAGCAGGAACAGATCGAGCTGCTGGAGCTGGACAGATCAGGCATCCACGTGGCGGAGTACCTCACCGTCCTGCCGCCGCGCGAAGTGTTCGAACAGAAGATCCACGGCGCCCTGATGGCCGCCCGAGCCCGGCTGGAAGGCCGGCTCGAGAGCGACAGGGCCGGCTGA
- a CDS encoding indolepyruvate ferredoxin oxidoreductase family protein, with amino-acid sequence MNAPLPEHIRRALETVTLDDKYSLDYGRAFMSGVQALVKLPMLQQLRDKQAGKNTAGFISGYRGSPLGGYDQALWKASKFLKEQNIVFQPGVNEELAATALWGTQQLGFSPAGTNKFDGVFGIWYGKGPGVDRCSDVFKHANMAGTTEFGGVIAVAGDDHISKSSTAAHQSDHIFKACGTPVFFPTSVQEILDLGIHAFALSRFSGVWSGMKTIQEIVESSATAMIDPERVEIVIPTDFEMPPGGLHIRWPDHALEQEARLMHYKWYAALAYIRANRLNHNVIQGPNDRFGIMASGKAFNDTRQALLDLGLDDAACRQLGIRLHKVGVVWPLEAQLTREFATGLQEILVVEEKRQVIEYQLKEELYNWRSDVRPNVVGKFDEGEVHAAEGYSGGEWSVPNPTSHTLLRANADLNPAMIAKAIALRLKKTGLLAAAGADMTARIDAQLAILEAKERSMVVQQASTSVADATRQPWFCSGCPHNTSTVVPEGSRAMGGIGCHFMATWMDRSTIGFTQMGGEGVPWVGQQPFTTDQHIFANLGDGTYFHSGLLAIRQSIAAGVNITYKILYNDAVAMTGGQQVGERPEGHSVLQIAESLHAEGAKKVVIVTDEPEKYEGVSIPGDHVQVKHRDLLDEIQREFRAMAGTTAIIYDQTCATEKRRRRKRGTAVDPAKRVVINELVCEGCGDCSVQSNCLSVEPLETEFGRKRTINQSSCNKDMSCLKGFCPSFVTVEGGQLKKKSKSKGATPAEFGLMPEPAIPSLAGGKVWGVVVAGVGGTGVITIGQLLGMAAHIEAKGIVTQDAAGLAQKGGATWSHVLIGDTQDDIRTTRVGTAAADLILACDPLVTVNGETMARMREGRTHVALNSHSSPTAAFVRNANWQNPEDACAAEIARAVGIDGIGTFDADAAATTLMGDSIYVNPMILGYAWQKGWIPLAHESLMRAIELNAVAIENNKTAFEWGRQAAVRPEELQKRVRPGQVIEFKKRETVESLVARRVEFLTGYQNAAYAEEYKQFVAKVQQAESSLVGKTALTETVARYLFKLMAYKDEYEVARLHTDRSFLDRVEGMFEGDYKLNYHLAPPIIAKKNAKGQLQKQKFGPWMLTGFRFLAKLKGLRGTALDIFGRTEERKTERALIVDYRASIDEVIAALRADNHALALEIASLPEQIRGYGHVKDRNLVAARTRWSELMGKWRNPQGQRAAA; translated from the coding sequence CGACAAATACTCCCTCGACTACGGCCGCGCCTTCATGAGCGGCGTGCAAGCCCTCGTGAAGCTGCCCATGCTTCAGCAACTGCGCGACAAGCAGGCCGGCAAGAACACCGCCGGTTTCATCAGCGGCTACCGCGGCTCCCCGCTCGGCGGCTACGACCAGGCGCTGTGGAAGGCCAGCAAGTTCCTGAAGGAACAGAACATCGTCTTCCAGCCCGGCGTGAACGAAGAGCTCGCGGCCACCGCGCTCTGGGGCACCCAGCAGCTGGGCTTTTCGCCCGCGGGCACCAACAAGTTCGACGGCGTCTTCGGCATCTGGTACGGCAAGGGCCCGGGCGTGGACCGCTGCTCCGATGTCTTCAAGCACGCCAACATGGCGGGCACCACCGAATTCGGCGGCGTGATCGCGGTGGCCGGAGACGACCACATCTCCAAGAGCTCCACCGCCGCGCACCAGAGCGACCACATCTTCAAGGCCTGCGGCACCCCGGTGTTCTTTCCGACCAGCGTGCAGGAAATCCTGGACCTGGGCATCCACGCCTTTGCGCTGAGCCGCTTCTCGGGCGTGTGGTCGGGCATGAAGACGATCCAGGAGATCGTCGAGTCGAGTGCCACGGCCATGATCGACCCGGAGCGCGTCGAGATCGTCATCCCCACCGACTTCGAAATGCCGCCCGGTGGCCTGCACATCCGCTGGCCCGACCATGCGCTGGAGCAGGAAGCCCGGCTCATGCACTACAAGTGGTATGCCGCGCTCGCCTACATCCGCGCCAACCGCCTGAACCACAACGTGATTCAAGGCCCGAACGACCGCTTCGGCATCATGGCCAGCGGCAAGGCGTTCAATGACACGCGCCAGGCGCTGCTCGACCTGGGGCTCGATGACGCGGCCTGCCGCCAGCTCGGCATCCGCCTGCACAAGGTGGGCGTGGTGTGGCCGCTGGAGGCACAGCTCACACGCGAATTCGCCACCGGCCTGCAGGAAATCCTGGTGGTCGAGGAGAAGCGCCAGGTCATCGAATACCAGCTCAAGGAAGAGCTCTACAACTGGCGCTCGGACGTGCGGCCCAACGTGGTCGGCAAGTTCGACGAGGGCGAGGTGCATGCGGCCGAGGGCTACTCGGGCGGCGAATGGTCGGTGCCGAACCCGACCTCGCACACGCTGCTGCGCGCCAACGCCGACCTGAACCCCGCGATGATCGCCAAGGCGATCGCGCTGCGCCTCAAGAAGACCGGCCTCCTGGCCGCGGCCGGCGCCGACATGACCGCGCGCATCGACGCGCAGCTCGCCATTCTCGAAGCCAAGGAGCGTTCGATGGTGGTGCAGCAGGCCTCCACCAGCGTGGCCGACGCCACGCGCCAGCCGTGGTTCTGCTCGGGCTGCCCGCACAACACCAGCACCGTGGTGCCCGAGGGCTCGCGTGCGATGGGCGGCATCGGCTGCCACTTCATGGCGACATGGATGGACCGCTCCACCATCGGCTTCACGCAGATGGGCGGCGAGGGCGTGCCATGGGTGGGCCAGCAGCCCTTCACGACCGACCAGCACATCTTCGCGAACCTGGGCGACGGCACGTACTTCCACAGCGGCCTGCTCGCGATCCGCCAGAGCATCGCGGCAGGCGTGAACATCACCTACAAGATCCTCTACAACGACGCGGTCGCAATGACCGGCGGCCAGCAGGTCGGCGAGCGGCCCGAAGGCCATTCGGTGCTGCAGATTGCCGAGAGCCTGCATGCCGAGGGCGCGAAGAAGGTCGTCATCGTCACGGACGAGCCCGAGAAGTACGAGGGCGTCTCGATTCCGGGCGACCACGTGCAGGTGAAACACCGCGACCTGCTCGACGAGATCCAGCGCGAGTTCCGCGCGATGGCCGGCACCACGGCCATCATCTATGACCAGACCTGCGCGACCGAGAAGCGCCGCCGCCGCAAGCGGGGCACGGCCGTCGATCCGGCCAAGCGCGTGGTCATCAACGAACTGGTGTGCGAAGGCTGTGGCGACTGCAGCGTGCAGAGCAATTGCCTGAGCGTGGAGCCGCTGGAGACCGAATTCGGCCGCAAGCGCACCATCAACCAGAGCAGCTGCAACAAGGACATGAGCTGCCTGAAGGGCTTCTGCCCGAGCTTCGTGACCGTCGAAGGCGGCCAGCTCAAGAAGAAGAGCAAGAGCAAGGGCGCCACGCCCGCCGAGTTCGGCCTGATGCCCGAGCCCGCGATTCCGTCGCTGGCCGGCGGCAAGGTCTGGGGCGTGGTGGTGGCGGGCGTCGGCGGCACCGGCGTCATCACCATCGGCCAGTTGCTCGGCATGGCCGCGCACATCGAGGCCAAGGGCATCGTCACGCAGGACGCGGCGGGCCTGGCGCAAAAGGGCGGCGCGACCTGGAGCCACGTGCTCATCGGCGATACGCAGGACGACATCCGCACCACGCGCGTGGGCACCGCGGCGGCCGACCTGATCCTGGCCTGCGATCCACTGGTCACCGTCAACGGCGAGACCATGGCGCGCATGCGCGAAGGGCGCACGCACGTGGCGCTCAACAGCCACAGCTCGCCGACGGCCGCCTTCGTGCGCAACGCCAACTGGCAGAACCCCGAAGACGCCTGTGCCGCCGAGATCGCGCGCGCCGTGGGTATCGACGGCATCGGCACCTTCGACGCCGATGCGGCCGCGACCACGCTGATGGGCGACAGCATCTACGTCAATCCGATGATCCTGGGCTACGCCTGGCAGAAGGGGTGGATCCCGCTGGCGCACGAGTCGCTGATGCGCGCCATCGAGCTCAACGCCGTGGCCATCGAGAACAACAAGACCGCCTTCGAATGGGGCCGCCAGGCGGCAGTGCGTCCCGAGGAGCTGCAGAAGCGCGTGCGCCCGGGCCAGGTCATCGAGTTCAAGAAGCGCGAGACGGTCGAGAGCCTGGTGGCACGCCGCGTCGAGTTCCTGACCGGCTACCAGAACGCCGCCTACGCCGAGGAATACAAGCAGTTCGTCGCCAAGGTGCAGCAGGCGGAATCGTCGCTGGTCGGCAAGACGGCACTCACCGAGACGGTGGCACGCTACCTGTTCAAGCTGATGGCGTACAAGGACGAGTACGAGGTGGCGCGCCTGCACACCGACCGTTCGTTCCTCGACCGCGTCGAAGGCATGTTCGAAGGCGACTACAAGCTCAACTACCACCTCGCCCCGCCCATCATTGCGAAGAAGAACGCCAAGGGCCAGCTGCAGAAGCAGAAGTTCGGCCCCTGGATGCTCACGGGCTTCCGCTTCCTCGCAAAGCTCAAGGGCCTGCGCGGCACGGCGCTCGACATCTTCGGCCGCACCGAGGAGCGCAAGACCGAGCGCGCGCTGATCGTGGACTACCGCGCGAGCATCGACGAGGTGATCGCCGCCCTGCGCGCCGACAACCACGCGCTGGCGCTGGAGATCGCGAGCCTGCCCGAGCAGATCCGTGGCTACGGGCATGTGAAGGATCGCAACCTCGTGGCGGCCCGCACCCGCTGGAGCGAGCTGATGGGCAAGTGGCGCAACCCGCAGGGGCAGCGCGCGGCGGCCTGA